caatgagcctgagagatctgtgcagctatatcctctcccctgaagctctgaaatccaactgtgatatcaggtttcacagaccttcaagagacaggagactacctggagggagggggtttcctcacaatctggtgaggaaggagaaatgaaagtaaaagagaagcgcctgtcagatcagttgtatgtgacggagggttaataccttccttgggtcctggggtaaggctaagtacagcatagtccttgcagatactgggctgtgtgcacagatccaacagtccagcagtttttgtccttccgcgtcttttataagaaaagcaagatgttgaataagtttgtttatccagtgtctctgtaaggtgcaaacatcctaccacagccagcacggtgattaggacaacagtcattctgctggtgaaaagatctttttgcagtgactggtaaGGATCCAggtggctttccctcaagtttccctgaggtgaatgtggtcagctggactttagaatgggccgtcaaaccgtggatctaggctccttctcacgtgtctgtgtataaccaccaatcacctggattcagctgatgtacgtctgtgtatgaccaccaatcacctggattcagctgatgtacgtctgtgtatgaccaccaatcacctggattcagctgatgtacatctgtgtatgaccaccaatcacctggattcagctgatatacgtctgcactggcattaggatctggaatggatgaaaacacatgtttatgcaccacattaagtcttttctgcaaggcctggacatgggctgtcatagcaccgtgttgcttttgtagcacctgtgggaagtacagaccagcctctggcaaactactaaacaggacttcaaaaggacacaagcctgtctttctatttggagtgtgtgtgactgaaaagagtgcaagagacaaacactctaccccgctctttcctttgtctgccatggcctttgattttccagttatatgtgtcccgtttagtctctccactttcccactactttgtggtctatatggtgcatgatatgcttgctgtactcccaggacctgcatgacttccctcattatttctcccgtgaagtgtgtgtccctatcgctgtctatggtttctaggacaccatacctgcagatcagtttttttcatgagtttgtctgcagtcactttagtatttgcacattttaccagataggcttccagccaaccagagaagagatctacacatattaggacatttttcacacactcctaccttgggtagctgtatgtagccagtctgcagtctctgaaacgggtagagaggcctgggtgtcgctttcttagggatttttactgttttacctgggttgtgctgtgcacagatgaggcatgactgtacgagctttgcggctgcgtaactgaaaccaggagcgatccagaaggcatcttgtgttgcttgcgccatgattgggagcagagatcttggtatatacgatttatcctgattctcccatactctttctgagttcagctcagctcccattctcccagtgttccttctctgtttgggcagctggagggatttcaggacatctaggctcagtgtggctggaataagctGACTCcctgccaccgtccactgctccctaggccgccttgctgctactttagcagcctcgtccgtccttctgttgcccttttcctccacagagtcaccgtccatgtgtgctttttaccttgatgattccaacctggactgataacgtcaatgcctccactaattgtttcaccagctctgcaattttaatgggcttaccggctgatgtaagaaacgttctgcttctccagatagggcaataatcatgggatattccccatgcacaattcgaatctgtgtaactgttagcgactttacctgcagcaactctacacgcctcagtgagtgcctttaactctgcctcctgcaccgacatgtgaggagcgagtggttcagctcggattacctcatgtgaggatactactgcatatccaatgtagagtcgcccattctggtggtatctggagccatctacaaaaattaaaaaaacctcaaaatatgcattaggaacaggtttttttcttcccacgaacatatgtaaaacccactgtctcctgactcatcagttcctatgcagtcatgttcgtgcgtcatgtcaacgtcatgtcatgttctctttcccacctgccaatgctgtcaccaattcccccttttctgaatccacaggcagatgagtggctggattcagaacattatgtattttgagggtgacatattcaggaattagtattagagcacattcaagtctgatctgtctgatctgtctatccatgggAGGCCCGGGTACAGgtattttggttgaacttgtacgagtatggcattaatgtcacgtggggaacaaattgtcaaaaagaaaaagtcagtgtgatctcacatgcctttcagtaatacagcagctcttacagcatgtacacatgtacaagaccctctaatcacggggtctaattgtgctaagtagtaagctaccggtctctgtttctttccatgttgtagtgtcagtactgcggtagcatgtccaccctgctctgtgaaaaataagaaaaatggctgatcatagtttggaatgtctgacacaatgagcagcttgagagagtggaaggagtcaattgcttcttgagtgagattgtaggggtctgatggcaaacagtcatagagtgggtgcatcatttgtgaagcagaccttatccaaggcctacagtaggtcaccaaaagtagaaaagtgcgtagatgctggtgtgacctgggtaaagggagatttgtattgcctgttttctgtcttcagtcaggtgtcttgtaccttcagcaatacaatgtcctaaaaatgtcaccttttgtttgcgatcacgtgagactctgcaacccttttctgccaaaaaaaaaaaaacacagcaaggaaactgtagcttccggacatctggtccgggcagcagagcaagaggtcatccacgtactgtaatagtacaatctgtggatgaggtggttgccactgctcaagaatccctgccatcgctgttgaatagatggttggggtgttctttccccctttgtgggaggaccgtccaacagtattgtttaccttcgtgagtgaaagaaaaaaagatactgacagtcagagtgcagtggtacagagaagaatgcatttgccaaatcaataactgtgaaacattttgatgtcgctgggatttgtgaccgtacggtgtgtgtattagggactgttgatgtcacactcactgtaacatcattaatagctcgttagtcatgtagtcatgaactattctgtaagtgtcaggggaacccttgggtccttttttttttcttaatgggatacaaaggggtgttgcagggggaatatctctgcactagaacccctgccttaacatactctttaatatccctgctcagggccattgatctgactagacttaaggggtattgccttaaccaaagaggagtgattacttctcgtgatttatcatgacagggggaatgggcagctgacccatatcagattttccccttgcccaaacggtgtcaggtgttactttcactactcttgccatatacaccatttctgcaatattacacaagtgtttatacacattaatgtccaaatatttatacccgtatttgattgggtagagtaccccttaaaaaaactaaatttgattcacaaaatgttaccaaaagaaaattatatatatataattacgaaagatactgagtcataaaacgggggagcacaatgccataggccacagcaaagcacaagcttgttctaagaaagtagcagcccttctcaaaaagaagggatttgaaaaatgccaaatatcaataccagttgcttgcgataagatataagaactggaaaagacaaataaacagtgactatggtttgagccaatataatgaatggctaaaaaactatatatcatatgaagacaacctagaaatacacagtaactatactatctttgtgtaaggaaactactaaaactggcaaatgaatggaattaagtgtaactataatagggcatgatttacctgtggtataatgtgcacatggaagaccctggcgtccctctgccccaagtgtttatatgaaaaggggacttgtgactgtaataccctcaggagagcactgtatagtgcctagacagcactcaactctgctcccagcaaattcataggagtattgtcactaacaataagtttgtaagcacctcttggctgtctcgtgactctagtcttttcttgtttagtcataggggcttcagtcgcttgtccccctaccctcacgtattccacagtctcgtcagtaatcatgtctggcagtatcaagtctttgtgtactagtcccagctgccccagtgtcggtcaagaattctgtctatttccctcccagcattggtatggtggtccacaaggcaggaccaggtccggaggggacaagaacagggcacacatttgtcactgggttgtcagtttcctagtctgaaggtgaaggaggtggaagattggtctgagtgtccattttctccacaattccagcacttcactgtttctaagtccttaggtcccttactacgtctctactgttttcctcgttttccagcatacacgacacgtcgtcttattgtcctagtttcttcaactcctttagcatccttcaggaggtctttggatctacatttctccatttaggtctggctgtctgtactgcgtctcataagccttttgtcataccatcaatgaatgtatttaccaatattttaacattgagtgggtttactggactgtaccccatgtctgcccatttcagctgtaaccgtccagagtacatctctactctctctcctttagtcacatctgtaaaagtcttaatttgcatcctagtacgtcacctgctctggtgctcaccaactctctaggtctgctcaggtgcacttatacgtccatcatattgtctttgtctgtaaaatgggaaaggtttgttctcagggtcagccaattgttttagcgtagcttgctagtcagagggcttccagggataatactcctgtatctgtcttccactacctgatgtggttggttctctggttatacaaaggtatgaccgtagcagtagtgtgtcggtcatagtcggacttttgagcatcaaaacattcataatacaccttacttccgtcctgctgcactctctcagacgccatttattcacatgctattttcctcatttgtctgtgcctttttgaacatccaaacatccatccactcactggcatttttgcctttttcaatattggtctcacatctttcactgcttcctttttccaatctgtacagcggtttttggatcccattgggggccctgactgcacacagaataagttgcccatggcttcaacttatccgctcagacactcacctctaaaaatgccctttattagtgtgccttgccttaaaccagggttgcaacacgtgacaagtcagagtgagtgtcaagatttagcgggaaaggttacacctcctatttcccggtagacctaaaggattctagcgagcaggttaaccacctaccactcggtagatcagctggctagcacagctccatggaacggcaaggttacaccaccaatttgccgtaggctgactgtagcaggttacaccacctattacatcagccgtgcagttggctacctcctctgttgatcctcaattcgctatatcaatcactcaacttgaagcaggagaatcttttaccaatcttttcaatcacttacaagtgtcctctaaaataggcacaattctttcactttcaaattccaacttgaactgtacaacattccctttttcttcaatacctacagtacttattgctttaaccacaaatctctcagcgtgtactaaaccaaaTACAGAGAAGCTTTAGAATGCAGCTATGTGGCCCCCattcctctggcccacagcacaaaagggagaaatgtcaagcaagtcgcacaggggctcagcttacccctcccatcagctatttcgcgctgataagaacttggtgagtcttacacacacagaaacagaatgcagcagttttcagacttaatctctacaaaacattcattctctcggaattaaaaacagtttctctatacaggcagatcactgcacaacttgaaaaagctgattctgaccgcgtccagccaaaacacatatagaaacctatccaatgtcaaaccacacataacacgggtttcactaaatctcagttgtaaattaaatgtacattaaaaatatccacaactcattcatcctggacaattaacaacagttagataagtaatgatacttatgtgatcactcatacatacatgctcattcagggattgttgtttattttcctttcactttcagttgatttttacaagaagaaaatcccttatctcaatcactccacctaattcagctcaaactgcgctgaataatgtcttctgtcacatacagaggaccacacctaacggaacccctcatcaatcagggatttacttatttatcccttatactcatttactcacctgtcatctcattcagagttctcatagacatacatactgtacatacaaggttacatacaaggttcacacagcctgcccattttgcactttggaattaacacagctctatataacaaaaactgcagcagtgtccactgacactctgaaagcactttaaggccaaacaacaaaaaccacggccctaatacaaaatacagcttcatataatgtactgccaatccaaaatgaccaaaataacaacactgcacagagtctatcccagctctgtattacactctacgcaaatacacaaccaattaggatactgacaagtaatacagataacaattatcatcttataactctattattcaactctcacacggacataaatagacaaaacacaaaactcactggtgatgtggattctttgaaccatgctcgcagccttttacccagaggtatggaaagatccagatgagagattgcaggtgcaaaacaggtttgtaagaataacatttctcaccttgctgcagctggtgttttgcatgtccaatctcccagaagctcccccatacagattccgaataggctggatacacggccccggtcgggcgccaaaactgttatagctgattttcattctgacccaaatgtcagcttacagatcaccagtgagaccaaatcgtggagttacgcccgtcattttacaagcgcgcttggagacaaaaagacacctcacacatatcctgtgagcaagtcacttttatctgaagtaaaagagcaagaagcaatattttataccatttacaataaatgtaactcaattcatgtagcccccaccatcacccagggttatactgacctttaatctctcacgtaccaaataacataTTGTGACTGAAtatggagaacatacatgataagaagtatggtctccttgaagcggagacactaagactactgcatcaacagattctagtaattctaacaattaaaggcatgaggcacttaaaggcaaactattaacccttctatatcactttGAATAAAACCTAGCTTAGATACAACATTTAATTAAAATAATGAATACTTTTCAAGCATAGTATTTAAGTATTATTGAACAAAGTTACCTAAAGTGcaatacattttattattattatagtcaaAGAGATCATCTACAGATATTTTACTGGAAATGTGATATATGAATATCAAACACTAGGCCTGTCCATGGATTAAACAAAAAAACTCTTAAAAATCAATGATTAATTGGCAAGTATTTGAGGTTTTCTGCAAATAGATACTGTACCTCTATAATATTTTGTTTTAGTACAAAAATATGTATattcctattttattttattttttttgtttataggtGACTATGAGAACTTGGGTCATTCCACTTTTAACTCTGGTCCTGATTTTGGTTATAAAAGTAGATTGTCAAAGACGTAGACCTCGACCAACAGTAGTTCATCCACCTAAGAAGCCAACCTCACCCCCATCAGAACCTGTGGAACCCACTGAGATTCCCCCGCCACTTCCACCTGGACCTCCATCTATTTTTCCTGATTGTCCTCGTGAATGTTTCTGCCCTCCTGATTTTCCATCCACAATTTATTGTGACAGTCGAAATTTACGCAAAGTACCAATTATACCTTTTCGTGCCAGATATGTTTACCTGCAAAATAACTTCATTGAGGATCTTCAAGAAGAAGCTTTCAATAATGCCACTCAGGTGCAATGGATTAACCTTGACAACAACCGCATTAAAAAGGTAGAAAAAAAAATTCTCGAGAAAATGGAAAACCTTACATATTTATATATGGAGAAGAACCAGTTAAAGGAAGTGCCACCTTATTTGCCTCCAAAGCTGGAGCAACTTCGCCTCAGCCGCAATCAGATTTCCAAAATCCCTGCTGGTGTCTTCAACAAAATGGACCACCTTATGTTGTTGGACTTACATCACAATAAGTTAAGTGATAATGTGTTTAATAAGAATACATTCAAGGGTTTAAAGAATCTTATTCAACTAAATTTGGCACACAACATACTAAGAAAAATGCCTCCTACAGTACCAGATACCGTAAATCAACTATTTCTTGACAGGAATAATATTGATGAAATTCCCCAGAACTACTTTAGAGATCTCCCTAATTTAGTTTTCCTAAGACTCAATTATAACCAGCTTTCAGAAAAAGGACTGTCTAAAAATATCTTTAATATATCCAGCCTTTTGGTTCTACAACTAGCCCATAACCGATTTACAACAGTACCATTCATTAGTTCTCAGCTAGAGCATCTGTACATGAATAACAACATAATAGAAAGTAAGTATAATCTTTGTATGTTTCTATATTGGATATAATCATAAATGTGGACAGCTATTGTGTGATACATTTAATGCTTGTGCTTTGAATTTCAAGCACTCTTTGTTAGTTATTATTTTAATACCCTTTTAAGAATTGTTACCTCCAAATGTTTTGCTTTGTGTTTTTAACTTTGAAATATTTTGTCATTGTTCTCTGTTGTTTTTCAAACAGGATATTGAAAGTAAAAATTACAGAATGGGTCATATGAAAAAAATGCCATATGCATATTTGGGGTAAAAACACGTAACTAACCTCCaaacacaacaaaaataataaatctaTGTTTTGCATGTATAATTTTTAATATGTTATTATACGCTTTAAccctgttaaccccttagcgaccgccgatacgccttttaacggcggccgctaagggtacttaaaccacagcgccgttaattaacggcgctgtggaaaaagtaaatagcgcccctcagaggccaattttctccggggtctcggctgccgggggtagccgagaccccaaagagcatgatcggggtcggttttaccgacccctgttttgcgatcgccggtaattaactgtttaccggcgaccgcaaaaaaaaaaaaaaaaaaagtaaagtgtaattctctgtcctctgatgtgatcgcacatcagaggacagagaaatagggggattcggggaccctacaatactcacctgtgtccctggatcctcttgctgctcctcctggccgccggcagaagaaaatggcgggcgcatgcccagtgcgcccgccatctgtctccatctgccggccggcaggagaacagcagttggggctaaaattagggttagggttaggggtagggtaagggttaggggtagggttagggttaggggtagggttaggagtagggttaggggtagggttaggggtagaggtaggggtagggttaggggtagggttaggttagggttaggggtaggggtagggtttagggctagggttagggctagggttagggctagggttggggctaaatttagggttagggttggggctaaatttagggttggggctaaatttagggttaggcttctttcacacttacattggtacggggccgtcgcaatgcgtcggcccgacataccgacgcacgttgtgaaaattgtgcacaacgtgggcagcggatgtagtttttcaacgcatccgctgcccaatctatgtcctggggaggagggggcggagttacgggttggtattagggttatggttggcattagggttacgcttgggattagggttaggtttgggattagggttaaggttagggttgtgattaggggtgtattgggattagggttaggtttgaggttagggttgagattaggattaggggtgtgttggatttagggttttgattagggttatggttagggttgacattagggttgttttggggtaagggttgtgattatggttagggttagtgattaggattatggatcaggttgggattacggttaggggtgtgttggggttagggttagagctagaattggggggtttccactgtttaggtacatcagggggtctccaaacacgacagccaattttgcgctcaaaaagtcaaatggtgctccctcccttctgagcactgccgtgcgcccaaacagtgggttacccccacatatggcgcatcagcgtactcgggataaattggacaacaactattgcagtccaatttctcctgttacccttgtgaaaataaaaacttgggggctacaatatcttttttgtggaaaaaaaaaatattttttattttcacgactctgcattctaaacttctgtgaagcacttgggcattcaaagttcttaccacacatctagataagttccttggggggtctagtttccaaaatggggtcacttgtggggggttactacagtttaggtacatcaggggctctgcaatcgcaacataatgcccacagaccattctatcaaagtctgcattccaaaaaggcgctccttcccttccgagctctgtcatgcgcccaaacagtggtttacccccacatatggcgcatcagcgtactcgggataaattggacaacaactattgcagtccaatttctcctgttacccttgtgaaaataaaaacttgggggctacaatatcttttttgtggaaaaaaaaatattttttattttcacgactctgca
The Ranitomeya imitator isolate aRanImi1 chromosome 3, aRanImi1.pri, whole genome shotgun sequence genome window above contains:
- the PRELP gene encoding prolargin, which encodes MRTWVIPLLTLVLILVIKVDCQRRRPRPTVVHPPKKPTSPPSEPVEPTEIPPPLPPGPPSIFPDCPRECFCPPDFPSTIYCDSRNLRKVPIIPFRARYVYLQNNFIEDLQEEAFNNATQVQWINLDNNRIKKVEKKILEKMENLTYLYMEKNQLKEVPPYLPPKLEQLRLSRNQISKIPAGVFNKMDHLMLLDLHHNKLSDNVFNKNTFKGLKNLIQLNLAHNILRKMPPTVPDTVNQLFLDRNNIDEIPQNYFRDLPNLVFLRLNYNQLSEKGLSKNIFNISSLLVLQLAHNRFTTVPFISSQLEHLYMNNNIIEKINGTELCPLPFAPVEFPSSDYSFIPHLRYLRLDGNQLKPPIPLDVIMCFRLLQSVVI